TTCCTCGTGTCCAATGAAGCCGGATTCATCACCGGCATTACCATCCCCGTCGACGGCGGGTTCCTCGCCTTCTCCGGCGTTTAACAGCATTCCCCTCCTGTATTTATATCATGATCACAGACGATTTCCTGCTTGATACGCCGCAGGCTCGCACCCTCTTCCACGAGTATGCGGAAAACCTGCCTATTATCGACTACCATTCACACCTGGACCCCGTAGCTATTGCAGAAAACAAACAGTTCTCCAACATCGCCCAGATATGGCTGGATGGAGACCACTATAAATGGCGCGCCATGCGTACCAACGGCATTCCGGAACAATTCTGTTCCGGCAATGCGTCCGACCGGGAAAAATACAATGCCTGGGCAAAAACTGTTCCCCTTCTCATTCGCAACCCCCTTTATCATTGGACACATCTGGAACTTCGCCGTCCCTTCGGCATCACCGGAGTCCTCTTCGGGCCGGATACAGCCGACGCGATCTGGGACCAAACAGCCGCCATGCTCCAAGCCGGAGACATGGGGGTCCGGGACATTCTGCGTGCCATGAAAGTCGAAACCGTCTGTACGACGGACGATCCTGCCGATAACCTGGAGGCTCATGCCCGTATCGCAGCATCGAACTGTTCCACCAAAGTCCTGCCGACCTTCCGCCCGGACAAGGCAAGAGCACTCAAGGACGTCAAGACATGGAATACCTGGACGGGACGCCTCGAACAAGCTGCCGGCAAAGAGCTCGACTCGCTGGAAGCCTTCAAACAAGCCCTCTCCGACAGGCACGACTATTTCGCCGCCCACGGTTGTAAGCTCTCCGACCATTCCCTCGAATTCATGGATGAAGAATCGCTGTCCGACGAGGAAGCGGCCGCTATCTTCTCCGCAGCACGCCAGGAACAGGAAATCGCCGTCAAAGACGCCGAACGCTTCTCCAACTATATGATTGACTTCTTCGCCGATCTGGATGCCCGTTCCGGCTGGGTGCGCCAGCTCCACGTCGGAGCCTTGCGCAACCCGAACGGAGAAGCCCTCCGAACGCTTGGTCCGGATACCGGGTTCGACAGTATCGCCGATTTCAACTACGCCTCTCCCCTTGCCAAAATCCTGGATCGTTCCGCGCAAAAAGGAGCCCTGCCCCGTACCATCCTATACAACCTCAATCCACGAGACAATGCCCTCATGGCTGCTCTCTGCGGTAGTTTCCAGGACGGTTCCAGCCCCTGCAAAATGCAATACGGAGCCGCCTGGTGGTTCCTGGACCAGATGGACGGCATGATCAACCACCTCGAAACTCTTAGTCAACTTGGGACTCTCTCCCGCTTCGTCGGCATGCTGACGGACAGCCGGAGTTTCCTCAGCTACACGCGCCACGAATACTTCCGCCGCATTCTATGCCGCGTTCTCGGGCGCGACATGGTCGGAGGACTCATTCCGGACGATATGGAGCTCATCGGCACCATGGTCAGTGATATTTCTTACTTTAACGCTAAAAACTATTTTAACTTCTAAATCATGAAAACTATTATCGAGGCTCTTTCCTCTCTCAAACTCGTTCCCGTCGTTGTTCTCAACGATCCGGATAAAGCCGTCCCTCTGGCACGTACGCTTGTGGACAACGGATGCAACGGCATCGAAATTACCTTCCGCACGGAAGCTGCCGAAGAATCCATTGTCCGCATCGCCCGGGAAGTCCCTGAAATGCTGATCGGAGCAGGTACCCTGCTCACTCCCGATCAAGTCGTCCGAGCCAAAAAAGCCGGAGCCACCTTCGGCGTTTCTCCCGGTTTCGATCCCGTCGTCGTCAAGGCAGCCCAGGAAGACGGACTGCCTTTTGCCCCCGGCATTGCCACAGCATCGGAAATCTGCCAGGCCCTCACAATGGGGTGCCTTTTCCAGAAGTTCTTCCCGGCGGAACCGGCGGGCGGTCCCAAAATGCTGAAGGCCATCCTGGCCGCCGTACGCCACACGGGCATCCGCATCATGCCGACGGGAGGGATCAATGCCGACAACATCGCCAACTGGCTCTCCATTCCGGAAGTTGTCGCCTGCGGCGGTTCCTGGATCTGTGAAGCATCCCTGATTGATACCTCCAACTGGGAAGAAATAGGACGACGCACACGAGAAGCCCTCGCTGCCATCCGCTAAACTTTCTCTGTATTATTTTAGGGGCTGTTCCGCACAAACAAGCGGAGCAGCCCCTTTTCGTTTATCATTTATTTCAAAGATCGCATCCTGAATTCGACCTATTCGGAAGGAGTTTCGCCCTCATCAAGTCCGAGGTAGCACCCGGGATAGTTCTTGGTCGGCTGCCAGTGTTCCCATTTTTTCAACTGGCCCTTGGTAGAATTATTGATAGGAAGTTTCCAGGTTTCAAAGAAGAGGGTCAAATCCTTCTGAAGCACTTTACCGAAATTCTTCATCACCCAGTTCCACTTTTCATCATCCGATGTCTTGTCGTTCTTGTAGGGATGCTTGATGTAAGCCTTGTTCACTTCACGGAACGATTCACAACCGAAATGATACATGATTTCACCCCATAGGAACAACTGGGTCCCGTTTTCGGCATCATTGTATCCGGCCGTCTTGTTTGTCAAATACGTACACATGTCCGGAGCCATCACATCCGGGGACATGCCGCGGACAGCATAGGGTTTCTTTCCGACTCCCATCACCTCGCATACGAGCGAGAAGATGTTGACGGATACCTCCGTCTGACCTTCCATCGCAAAGGGTGCTCCCTGATGGTTATGCCCCAGTTCATGCCAAAGCCCCCAACTCCCTTCCGTCAAAATGGAACCGTCCGCTACGGCATCCGCCCAGCTCATATACCCCATGGCAGGATAACCCGAATGTCCGAAACCTACGGAAATCTGCCGGTCAACGACAAAACGCATGGGAGTACGAATACGGTCGGTCATATCATCCCAGCCGGCCACCCAGTCCTCAAGAGCCATGCATTTCTGAAGAAGTTCCGCAACTTCCTTGATCTTGACGCATTCCTTTAATTTTTTCGTCGGCATGGTGAAAACCAACCGGGGCATGCGGATTTCTCCCCAGGGAGCCTTTGTCTGAGCAAGCTGTTCCTGCCATTGTTCGGGGGTCGTTTCTCCCATGATGTAGAGAGGAGCGGGAATTGCTCCGGAAATTTTCACCTTGAACGTCTTGGCTTGTTTGTTGCGTTTATTCACGCAGACATACACCAAGCCGCCGCTGGGATCAGCCAAATGCACTCTGGCCTTGTTGACGCCCGTACTGTTGCCGATAATTGGCAGACGCGCCCATTCCGTCGTCTTCTCATTCATCAGGTTGTCCGTATGACAACCGATACGGACACTCAACTGCCCCTTGGGAGCACTACCGGAAAACGAGAAGGTTACCTTGGCCCCGGGAGGAGCATACAATCCCGTACTGTGCCAGCCTCCGATGGAAGAATCGATTTCCACTGTTCTCGTCACCAATTCGGCTCCTTCATCGGGCAATCCGGGAAAATCCTTGGCGGACGGACTCGCCTTAATCCGAGAATCCTGTCCTCTCCATTTCTGATAAGTTTCCACCATTTCCGCCGCTTTGGAACGATCCTTCCACTTTGAAGACTCCGTCGGGAAATCGGTCAATTCCGTATATTTATCGGCGGATTCCCAAGACCACGTCCCGATCACCTTGTCCTCATTCATGGGAATCTTGTCCGCGGATTTGGGGTAAAACTTGCTCAAATCGGGCATCTTATTCTCGAAAGGCTTGGGAAAATCCGACTTGCGAAGCGCATCAAAGTCCGGTTCCTCCTGGCTGCCTTCGTCTTGTTCTGCCTTGCGTGCCGCATCTTCTTCGGCCTGGCGGCGGGCTTCTTCCTCCTCCGCTTTCCTGCGGGCCTCTTCCTCCTGTTGTTTTTTCAGAGCTTCCTTCTTGGCTTCATCAGCCTTGCGGCGTGCTTCCTCGCTCATTTTCCTCTGGCGTTCCAGCTTCTCCTTGCGGCGTGCTTCCGCCTGCTGGGCAATACGCAGGTTTTCCTGGCGCACTTTTTCCTGCTGGGCTTTTTTCTTTTCCGCCTGTTCAATGCGGGCTGCCCTATCCCTCTCCTGTTTATTCTGGTAGACATAATAAGCTCCCCACAGGATCGCACCAATCATAACAATCACCAAAAAGGAGGCGATGGCGCCTCCCCGGAACACGTGGCGGGAAAAGGATCTGTTCTTCATACTAGCAAATAAGGGAACCCGTTAATACATGGCATATTGAGGCCCTCCTGTCAAATTGAATCCTCGCCCGCAAATCCGGCAACTACTTCTAGATGAAAGCATCGCTCTTTGACTGCCTTGTCAGAACGATTTCTTCCAAATGCCTCCTGTATGGCATATTCCTCACAAAAAAACCTCCCCTCTGCAACATGCAGAAAGGAGGTTGTAGAAAAGAAATCCGGCTTATTCGACCGGAAGGATACTTATGCAGTAGCCGTCGTCGCAGTAGCGGCAACTTCTTCCGTCTTCTCTTCACGGGGAAGATCGATAATTTCGATCATACCCATGGGAGCGGAGTCGCTCATGCGCTGTCCCAGCTTGACGATGCGGCAGTAACCGCCGGAACGTTCGGCACAGGCCGTAGCAACGGCGCCGAAAAGCACCTTGACGGCTTCCGTGTTGTGAATCGTACCGATGGCCAGGCGGCGGGCATGCAGGTCGCCGCGCTTGCCGAGCGTAATCAGCTTTTCAACATAGGGCCGCAGGGCCTTGGCCTTGGCAAGCGTCGTCGTAATGCGGCCATGCAGGATCAGGCTGACTGCCTGATTGGCAAGCAGAGCGCGACGGTGGGAAGCATTGCGCTGAAGTTTGGAGATTTTACGTCCGTGTCTCATGGTAATGTGTTTCTGTTAGGTTTTGCGTTAAGTTTAATTAATCTTCGTCGTCTTCGATATTCTGTGCAATCAGGTCGGCAAGGCCTACGGGACTTTCCTCTTCGACTCCGATACGGGTCTTGGCCTGCGGAGCAGGTCCGTTCAGGAGGGAAGGATCAACCTGGACGCCAAGAGACAAACCGAGGTCTGCGAGCTTTTCCTTGATTTCGTTGAGGGATTTTTTACCGAAGTTGCGGTACTTGAGCATTTCGCTTTCGCTCTTCATGGCCAGCTGACCAACCGTTGTGATGTTGGCATTGTTGAGGCAGTTGGCGGCACGAACGGAAAGTTCAATTTCGTTGACGCTCATATTAAGAAGCTTGCGGAGGCGAGCGGTTTCTTCGTCCTGCACGGCGGCGGGAGCTTCTTCGAAGCTAACCTTGCTATCGTCGTAATTAACGAACACGTCCAGGTGGTGGCGAAGAATCGCGGAAGCCTGAAGCATAGCGTCGGCAGGAGAAATGCGGCCGTCCGTCCAAACTTCCAGCGTCAGCTTGTCAAAGTCGGTCATGTGGCCGACACGCGTATTCATGACGGAATATTTCACGCGGGTCACGGGGGAGAAGATCGAGTCGATCGGAATCACGCCGATGGGCATGTCGGGCTGCTTGTTTTCTTCACCTGTCTTGAAGCCGCGGCTGACGCGCACTTCGAATTCGCAATCGAAAAGAGTGTTTTGGTCCAGGTGGCAAATGACCTGTTCGGGGTTAACGACCTTGTAAACGGTATCGTCGGAGATGTCACCGGCAGTGACGACCCCTTCCTTCTGGACCTTGAGGGTCAAGAGTCGGGGTTCCTTGCTCGTGTGGCTGAAGCGGACCTTCTTGAGGTTGAGGATGATTTCCGTCACATCTTCCACAACGCCGGGAAGAGAGGAAAATTCATGCTGCGCACCGGCGATGCGAACGGACGTAATGGCAGCGCCTTCCAGCGAGCCGAGAAGTACGCGGCGCAGGGAGTTGCCGAGAGTATGCCCGAATCCGTTTTCAAACGGTTCGGCAACGAAGGTCAGACGGTTGGGGTTTTCGGGGTCTTCGATCTTTTCGAGATGGCTAGGCACTTCGAAACGGCTCAAAACCGTCACTTCATCCTGTATGTTTTCTTGATCCGACATGGTCGTATTGGGTTTACCGGGTTTCCCTCCTGGCGAGCTGACCGGGAATGAGTTAACCTCTTCCCTGGGAGGACCTACGGCAAGTTTTAATGACAACTCGCGTGGCGGAAACTCTAGCCTGACACGGAAAACAATCAACACTTTTTCTCTCTGTATAAAAAAAATCTGTGACTTACCGCCCTGTTTAGGGCATTTATAGAGGGAGAATAGATCACTCCTTTATGAAACAACCCCAATTCCTGAATGAACGAGACATCCTCTGCGTACGAGCCACCGCCCTGGAAGAAAAGGGCCTTACGACAGGCGTCGATGAGCTCGATGAAGAAATCAGAAAATTTTCGGAAAGGGTATCAACGACTTTCGATCCCCGCTACCTGCAGTCCCTGATCACCTTGGGCGCCGTCATGGCACAGTCCGATCTTCCCCAGCATGACTACGCCCTCATGGTCCGCACAGTATATGAAATGTTGAAAGCCGACCAGGTATTCGCCCCCTACCGTCATATCCGTAAAATCACGGTATTCGGCTCCGCACGCATCAAATTCGAAGAACCGGCCTATCGAACCGCCCTGGATTTTTCCAGAGAAGCGGCGGAACACGGCTACATGGTCATCTCGGGGGGAGGACCGGGCATCATGCAGGCCTGCAATGAAGGAGCCGGCGTAACGCGTTCTTTCGGACTGAACATCAAGCTTCCCTTCGAGCAGCATTCCAACCACATTGTCAAAGACAGCGAGAGGCTCGTCAACTTCCACTATTTCTTTACGAGGAAACTCAATTTCGTATCGCAGGCCGATGCCATGGTTGCTTTCCCCGGCGGATTCGGCACCATGGACGAAGTCTTTGAAACCTTGACGCTCATCCAAACAGGCAAGGCGTCCATCTTCCCTCTCGTCCTCCTGGATTCACCAGGCAAGACATTCTGGATCAACTGGTTGCGATTTATCCGAGTAGAATTGCTCGAATCCGGCCTGATTTCCAACGATGACATGGACTTCATCTATCTGACCAAGAGCCCTCAAGATGCCATCGACCACATTGACCAGTTCTACAAAATATTCCACTCGTACCGTTTCATCGGCGACATCATCAGCATCCGCCTCAACACCCCCATCAGCCAGGAATGGATATCCAGACTCCAGCTTGAGTTTGCGGACATCATTCAGGATGGTTCCATCACGCTCTGCGACGCCCTTCCGGAAGAAGACGACGAACCTCTCATTTTCAACATGCCCCGGCTTGTTTTCACCTTCAACCGTTCCAGCTACGGACGCCTCCGCACATTGATCGACCGCATCAACGAATACCCCGAAGCCTGAAGAGCCTCCTCCGCAATCATCCCCCTCCATCATGCCGGACTACCTTCCCTGTTGGTTCCTGCCCGCCGCCTGCGCCTTGATCGGCGCATGCATCGGGTCGTTTCTCAATGTCGTCATCTACCGGCTGCCCAGGAACCTCTCCATCAACGAACCGAAGCGCTCCTTCTGTCCGGCCTGTAAAAAGTCCATCCCCTGGTACCGGAACATTCCCGTCGCCAGCTGGCTCATCCTGCGCGGAAAATGCGCCAACTGCCATAGCCGGATCTCCTTCCGGTACTGGATAGTCGAAGTTATGACGGCACTGCTCTTTGCAGCGGCCGCCTATGTCTGCCAGGACGAATCCCCTCTGCTCCTCGTCCCCCTGCTGGGATGGACAGCCATGGGAATCGCCATCGCCTTCATCGACGCCGAACACATGATCGTCTTCCCAAGAGATACGGTCATCGCCGGACTTCTGGGAGTGTCTGCCGCTCTGCTCTCTCCCCCCTGGATGGAAGAACTTCCTTTCCTGACCGAACGTCTCGAAGCCTCATTCATCGGAGCAGCCGCTGGCTATATCGGCATTCGTCTCGTCATTGAACTGGGGAAAAAGCTCTTCGGCACATGGAAGCGGGACTTTCCAGTCGGGAGCCGGTGGGAACTCCGCGAGCCGTCCACCGACGAAGAAGAACTCACGCTGGTGCTTCCCGACGGGGACTACACCTGGTCCGATCTCTTCTCCCGCGACAGCGACCGGGCCATTTTCACGGCAGCGCAGTTGGAAATTGACGGATCTTCCGTTCCCGGGGATACATTCACCCTGTA
This is a stretch of genomic DNA from Akkermansia sp. N21116. It encodes these proteins:
- the uxaC gene encoding glucuronate isomerase produces the protein MITDDFLLDTPQARTLFHEYAENLPIIDYHSHLDPVAIAENKQFSNIAQIWLDGDHYKWRAMRTNGIPEQFCSGNASDREKYNAWAKTVPLLIRNPLYHWTHLELRRPFGITGVLFGPDTADAIWDQTAAMLQAGDMGVRDILRAMKVETVCTTDDPADNLEAHARIAASNCSTKVLPTFRPDKARALKDVKTWNTWTGRLEQAAGKELDSLEAFKQALSDRHDYFAAHGCKLSDHSLEFMDEESLSDEEAAAIFSAARQEQEIAVKDAERFSNYMIDFFADLDARSGWVRQLHVGALRNPNGEALRTLGPDTGFDSIADFNYASPLAKILDRSAQKGALPRTILYNLNPRDNALMAALCGSFQDGSSPCKMQYGAAWWFLDQMDGMINHLETLSQLGTLSRFVGMLTDSRSFLSYTRHEYFRRILCRVLGRDMVGGLIPDDMELIGTMVSDISYFNAKNYFNF
- the eda gene encoding bifunctional 4-hydroxy-2-oxoglutarate aldolase/2-dehydro-3-deoxy-phosphogluconate aldolase — protein: MKTIIEALSSLKLVPVVVLNDPDKAVPLARTLVDNGCNGIEITFRTEAAEESIVRIAREVPEMLIGAGTLLTPDQVVRAKKAGATFGVSPGFDPVVVKAAQEDGLPFAPGIATASEICQALTMGCLFQKFFPAEPAGGPKMLKAILAAVRHTGIRIMPTGGINADNIANWLSIPEVVACGGSWICEASLIDTSNWEEIGRRTREALAAIR
- a CDS encoding M60 family metallopeptidase; the protein is MKNRSFSRHVFRGGAIASFLVIVMIGAILWGAYYVYQNKQERDRAARIEQAEKKKAQQEKVRQENLRIAQQAEARRKEKLERQRKMSEEARRKADEAKKEALKKQQEEEARRKAEEEEARRQAEEDAARKAEQDEGSQEEPDFDALRKSDFPKPFENKMPDLSKFYPKSADKIPMNEDKVIGTWSWESADKYTELTDFPTESSKWKDRSKAAEMVETYQKWRGQDSRIKASPSAKDFPGLPDEGAELVTRTVEIDSSIGGWHSTGLYAPPGAKVTFSFSGSAPKGQLSVRIGCHTDNLMNEKTTEWARLPIIGNSTGVNKARVHLADPSGGLVYVCVNKRNKQAKTFKVKISGAIPAPLYIMGETTPEQWQEQLAQTKAPWGEIRMPRLVFTMPTKKLKECVKIKEVAELLQKCMALEDWVAGWDDMTDRIRTPMRFVVDRQISVGFGHSGYPAMGYMSWADAVADGSILTEGSWGLWHELGHNHQGAPFAMEGQTEVSVNIFSLVCEVMGVGKKPYAVRGMSPDVMAPDMCTYLTNKTAGYNDAENGTQLFLWGEIMYHFGCESFREVNKAYIKHPYKNDKTSDDEKWNWVMKNFGKVLQKDLTLFFETWKLPINNSTKGQLKKWEHWQPTKNYPGCYLGLDEGETPSE
- the rplQ gene encoding 50S ribosomal protein L17; translated protein: MRHGRKISKLQRNASHRRALLANQAVSLILHGRITTTLAKAKALRPYVEKLITLGKRGDLHARRLAIGTIHNTEAVKVLFGAVATACAERSGGYCRIVKLGQRMSDSAPMGMIEIIDLPREEKTEEVAATATTATA
- a CDS encoding DNA-directed RNA polymerase subunit alpha, whose amino-acid sequence is MSDQENIQDEVTVLSRFEVPSHLEKIEDPENPNRLTFVAEPFENGFGHTLGNSLRRVLLGSLEGAAITSVRIAGAQHEFSSLPGVVEDVTEIILNLKKVRFSHTSKEPRLLTLKVQKEGVVTAGDISDDTVYKVVNPEQVICHLDQNTLFDCEFEVRVSRGFKTGEENKQPDMPIGVIPIDSIFSPVTRVKYSVMNTRVGHMTDFDKLTLEVWTDGRISPADAMLQASAILRHHLDVFVNYDDSKVSFEEAPAAVQDEETARLRKLLNMSVNEIELSVRAANCLNNANITTVGQLAMKSESEMLKYRNFGKKSLNEIKEKLADLGLSLGVQVDPSLLNGPAPQAKTRIGVEEESPVGLADLIAQNIEDDED
- a CDS encoding TIGR00730 family Rossman fold protein; translation: MKQPQFLNERDILCVRATALEEKGLTTGVDELDEEIRKFSERVSTTFDPRYLQSLITLGAVMAQSDLPQHDYALMVRTVYEMLKADQVFAPYRHIRKITVFGSARIKFEEPAYRTALDFSREAAEHGYMVISGGGPGIMQACNEGAGVTRSFGLNIKLPFEQHSNHIVKDSERLVNFHYFFTRKLNFVSQADAMVAFPGGFGTMDEVFETLTLIQTGKASIFPLVLLDSPGKTFWINWLRFIRVELLESGLISNDDMDFIYLTKSPQDAIDHIDQFYKIFHSYRFIGDIISIRLNTPISQEWISRLQLEFADIIQDGSITLCDALPEEDDEPLIFNMPRLVFTFNRSSYGRLRTLIDRINEYPEA
- a CDS encoding prepilin peptidase; this encodes MPDYLPCWFLPAACALIGACIGSFLNVVIYRLPRNLSINEPKRSFCPACKKSIPWYRNIPVASWLILRGKCANCHSRISFRYWIVEVMTALLFAAAAYVCQDESPLLLVPLLGWTAMGIAIAFIDAEHMIVFPRDTVIAGLLGVSAALLSPPWMEELPFLTERLEASFIGAAAGYIGIRLVIELGKKLFGTWKRDFPVGSRWELREPSTDEEELTLVLPDGDYTWSDLFSRDSDRAIFTAAQLEIDGSSVPGDTFTLYQNRIVSGDGTIFLIESIKSASGTLEHIQANREAMGYGDAWIMMMIGALCGWEGVLFCLVAGSLTGIIAGLAGRIGFGKPIPFGPCLLFAAAIWILGGYELWAWYCEWLLVPL